CGCGATGTCGTAGCCGGCATCGGCATGGCGCATGACGCCGGTCGCCGGATCGTTCCACAGCACCCGGCCGATGCGCTTCGCCGCCGCCTCGCTGCCGTCGCAGCAGATGACCACGCCGGAATGCTGCGAAAAGCCCATGCCGACGCCGCCGCCGTGATGCAGCGAGACCCAGGTCGCCCCGGAGGCGCAGTTGAGCAGCGCGTTGAGGAGCGGCCAGTCGGAGACGGCGTCGGAGCCGTCCTTCATCGCCTCGGTCTCGCGGTTCGGCGAGGCGACCGAGCCGGAATCCAGGTGGTCGCGGCCGATCACGACCGGCGCCTTCAGTTCGCCGCGCGCGACCATCTCGTTGAAGGCCAGGCCGAGCCGGTGGCGGTCGCCGAGGCCGACCCAGCAGATGCGCGCCGGCAGGCCCTGGAAGGCGATCCGCTCGCGCGCCATGTCGAGCCAGTTGTGCAGGTGCTTGTTGTCGGGCAGCAGTTCCTTGACCTTGGCGTCGGTCTTCCAGATGTCCTCCGGATCGCCCGACAGCGCCGCCCAGCGGAACGGCCCGATGCCGCGGCAGAACAGCGGCCGGATATAGGCCGGCACGAAGCCGGGGAAGTCGAAGGCGTCGGCGACGCCCTCCTCCTTGGCCATCTGGCGGATGTTGTTGCCGTAGTCGAGCGTCGGCACGCCGGCATGGTGGAAGTCGAGCATGGCGCGGACATGGGCCGCCATGGAGGCGCGCGCCGCCGTCTCGACCGCCTTCGGATCGCTCTCGCGCCGGCTCGCCCATTCGTCCAGCGTCCAGCCGACCGGGAGGTAGCCGTTGATCGGATCATGCGCCGAGGTCTGGTCGGTGACCGCATCCGGGCGCACGCCGCGGCGCACCAGTTCGGGCAGGACTTCGGCGGCATTGCCGACCAGGCCGACCGAGAGCGGCTTCTTGTCGCGGCAGCTTTGCTCAATGATGGCAAGCGCTTCGTCGAGGTCCTTCGCCTGGACGTCGAGGTAGCGGGTCTTCAGCCGCATCTCGATGCGCGAGGGCTGGCACTCGATCGCCAGGCAGGAGGCGCCCGCCATGACGGCCGCCAGCGGCTGCGCGCCGCCCATGCCGCCGAGCCCCGCGGTCAGGATCCAGCGGCCCGACAGGTCGCCGCCATAGTGGCGCCGGCCGACCTCGACGAAGGTCTCGTAAGTGCCCTGCACGATGCCCTGGCTGCCGATATAGATCCAGGAGCCGGCCGTCATCTGGCCGTACATCATCAGGCCCTTGCGATCGAGCTCGTGGAAATGGTCCCAGGTCGCCCAGCGCGGCACCAGGTTGGAATTGGCGATCAGCACGCGCGGCGCGTCGGCGTGCGTCCGGAACACGCCGACCGCCTTGCCGGACTGGACCAGCAGGGTCTGGTCCTCTTCGAGCCGCTTCAGGGTCTCGACGATGCGGTCATACTGGTCCCAGTCGCGCGCGGCGCGGCCGATGCCGCCATAGACGACCAGCTCCCCCGGCTTTTCGGCGACCTCCGGGTCAAGATTGTTCATCAGCATGCGCAGCGGCGCTTCGGTCATCCAGCTCTTGGCGTTGAGCACGGGACCGCGCGGGGCACGGATGACGCGGGCATTGTCGATGCGGGAGACGGGGCGGGTCATGGACGGGCTCCTTCGAGCGCAAAGGCGAGGCAGGTCTTGAGAACGGAAACGAGGCGGTCGCGCATCGGCGCCGCGAAGGCCGGATCGAACGGCGCCGGCCAGGTCTCGGGGCCGAGCGACCCGGAAGGATCGGCCATGTAGCCGCGGCAGGCGAGTTCCATCTGCACGGCATGGACGCCGTCGGCCGGCCGGCCGAGGCTGCGGGTGATGAAGCCGCCCTTGAAGCGGCCGTTGGTGACGCGGTCGAAGCCGCCGCCCGACACATCCGCCTCGATGCGCGTGGTCAGCGCGGGATCGCAGCTCGCGCCGGAATTGGTGCCGATGTTGAAGTTCGGCAATGAGCCCTCGAACAGGCGCGGGATCACCGACCGGATCGAGTGGCAGTCATAGACCACGACGCGCGGGTGGATCGCCCTCAGGCGCGCGATCTCGGCGGCGAGCGCGTCGTGGTAGGGCTCGAAATAGGCCGTCCGCCGCGCCGCGATCTCGGCCGCATCGGGCTCTTGCCCGGACCGGTACAGCGGCTCGCCGTCGAAGGTCTCGACCGGGCAGAGGCCGGTCGTCGCCTGGCCCGGATAGAGCGAGACGCCGGACGGGTCGCGGTTCACGTCGATCACCGTGCGCGAGATCGCCGTGTGCACCACGGTCGCGCCGAGCCCGGCGGCGAAGTCGTAGAGCCGGTCGATCCACCAGTCGGCGTCCTTGCGCGCCAACCAGGGCGAGACGAGGCGATCTTCGAGCGCGGCCGGGATGTCGGTCCCGGTATGCGGGATCGAGACCAGGAGCGGCGCGTCGCCGCGGGTGACGGTCAGCCAGCCGGTCGGGGCCATCAGAACAGCCCCGGCAGGTCGAGCCCGGCGGCCGCCGCGATGGCGCCGGAGCGGACCAGACGGTTGGCGGCCTCCATGTCGGGGTGGAAGTGCCGGTCGTCGTCGAGATGCGGTACCGCGGCGCGCAGCACCCGGCGGACGGCCTCGAGCGGGTCAGAGGAGGTCAATGGCGCATGGAAATCGACGCCCTGCGCGGCCGCCAGGAGTTCGATCCCGATCACCGCCTCGGCATTGGCGATCATGCCGAGCAGCCGCCGCGCGCCATGGGCGGCCATCGAGACGTGGTCCTCCTGGTTGGCCGAGGTCGGAATGGAATCGACGCTCGCCGGATGGGCCATCTGCTTGTTCTCGGAGACCAGCGCGGCGGCGGTGACCTGCGGGATCATGAAGCCGGAATTGAGCCCCGGCTTCGGCGTCAGGAAGGCCGGCAGGCCGGACAGCGCCGGGTCGACCAGCATGGCGATGCGCCGTTCGGCGATCGAGCCGATCTCGCACACCGCCATGGCGATCATGTCGGCCGCGAAGGCGACCGGCTCGGCGTGAAAATTGCCGCCCGACAGGGCCTCGCCCTCCTCCGCGAAGATCAGCGGATTGTCGGAGACGCCGTTGGCTTCCGTGCCGAGAAGCCCGGCGGCGCTGCGGAGAACGTCGAGCACGGCGCCCATGACCTGCGGCTGGCAGCGCAGGCAATAGGGATCCTGCACACGCGGATCGTCGACCAGGTGCGACTGGCGGATCGCGCTGCCGGCCATCAGCCGGCGCAGCGCGTCGGCGGTCTCGATCTGGCCGCGGTGGCGGCGCAGGCGATGGATGCGCGGATCGAACGGGGCGTCGGAACCGCGCGCCGCGTCGGTCGAGAGCGCCCCTGTGACCAGCGCGGTCTGGAACAGCCGCTCGGCCTGGAACAGGGCGGCGAGCCCGTAGGCGGTCGAGAACTGGGTGCCGTTGAGGAGCGCGAGCCCTTCCTTGGCGCCGAGCGTCAGCGGGGCGAGGCCGGCGCGCGCGAGCGCATCGGCGGCCGGGACATGGGCGTCGCCGACCAGGATATGGCCGACGCCGATCATGGCCGCGGTCATATGGGAGAGCGGGGCGAGGTCGCCGGAGGCGCCGACCGAACCCTGGCAGGGCACGACCGGGATCAGATCGCGCGCCAGCATGGCGACCAGGAGATCGATCACTTCCGGCCGGACACCCGAGGCGCCCTGCGAGAGGCTGGCGAGCTTCAAGGCCATCATCAGCCGGGCGACCGGCTTCGGCATCGGCGCGCCGGTGCCGGCGGCATGGCTGAGCACGATGTTGCGCTGCAGCGTCTCCAGGTCGGCATCGGCGATGCGCACGCTGGCGAGCTTGCCGAAGCCGGTATTGATGCCGTAGACCGGCGCGCCGGCCGCGAGGATGCGGCGGACGGCCTCGGCGCTGGCGACGATCTTCGGCCGGCAGGCCGGATCGAGGGCCAGATCGGCACCCTCCCAGACCGCGCGCCAGGACGCGAGCGAGACCTCGCCGGGATGGATCGCAATGCTCATCGGCCTCTCCGGATGCGGGCGTGCAGGGGATTGAAGCCGAGCCGGTAGACCAGTTCGGCCGGGCGATCGATGTCCCAGATGGCGAGATCGCACCACTTGCCGGCCTCGATCGTGCCGGTCTCGGCCGCCAGCCCGAGGGCCTGGGCGGCGTGGCGCGTGATGCCGAGGAGGCATTCCTCGACGGTCATGCGGAACAGCGTCGCCGCCATGTTCATGGTCAAAAGCAGCGAGGTCATCGGCGAAGTGCCGGGATTGCAGTCGGTCGCCAACGCCATCGGCACGCCGGCGGCGCGGAACAGGTCGATCGGCGGTACCTTGGTCTCGCGGATGAAATAGAAGGCGCCCGGCAGGATCACCGCCACGGTGCCGGCCGCCGCCATCGCGGCCGCACCCTCGGCATCGGCATATTCGAGGTGATCGGCCGACAGCGCCCCGAAGCGGGCCGCAAGGGCGGCGCCATGCAGGTTGGAGAGCTGGTCGGCATGGAGCTTGACCGGCAGGCCGAGCGTCGTCGCGGCCTCGAACACCCGCGTCATCTGCTCGGGCGAGAAGGCGATGCCCTCGCAGAAGCCATCGACCGCATCGGCGAGGCCCTCCGCCGCGATGGCCGGCAGCATCTCGTCGGCGACCTTGGCGATATAGGCATCCTTGTCGCCCCCGGCCTCGACCGGCAGGGCGTGGGCGCCGAGGAAGGTCGTGGCGACGCCGATGTCGCGAACCGTGCCGAGCCGGCGCGCGGCGCGCAACTGCTTCGCCTCGGTCTCCAGATCGAGCCCGTAGCCGGACTTGACCTCCACGGTGGTGACGCCCTCGGCGATCAGCGCATCGAGCCGCGGCAGGGTCGCGGCGACGAGATCGGCCTCGCTCGCCGCGCGCGTCGCCTTGACGGAGGAGACGATGCCGCCGCCGGCGCGCGCGATCTCCTCGTAGCTGGCGCCCTGCAGCCGCAGTTCGAATTCGTGCGCACGGTCGCCGGCATGAACCAGATGGGTGTGGCAGTCGATCAGACCAGGCGTGATCCAGCGTCCGCCGCAATCGACCGTCTCGGCCGCCTCGCGCAGAGCCGCCGGCATGTCGGCCTCGGGGCCGGCATAGACGATC
The sequence above is a segment of the Prosthecodimorpha staleyi genome. Coding sequences within it:
- the hutU gene encoding urocanate hydratase, encoding MTRPVSRIDNARVIRAPRGPVLNAKSWMTEAPLRMLMNNLDPEVAEKPGELVVYGGIGRAARDWDQYDRIVETLKRLEEDQTLLVQSGKAVGVFRTHADAPRVLIANSNLVPRWATWDHFHELDRKGLMMYGQMTAGSWIYIGSQGIVQGTYETFVEVGRRHYGGDLSGRWILTAGLGGMGGAQPLAAVMAGASCLAIECQPSRIEMRLKTRYLDVQAKDLDEALAIIEQSCRDKKPLSVGLVGNAAEVLPELVRRGVRPDAVTDQTSAHDPINGYLPVGWTLDEWASRRESDPKAVETAARASMAAHVRAMLDFHHAGVPTLDYGNNIRQMAKEEGVADAFDFPGFVPAYIRPLFCRGIGPFRWAALSGDPEDIWKTDAKVKELLPDNKHLHNWLDMARERIAFQGLPARICWVGLGDRHRLGLAFNEMVARGELKAPVVIGRDHLDSGSVASPNRETEAMKDGSDAVSDWPLLNALLNCASGATWVSLHHGGGVGMGFSQHSGVVICCDGSEAAAKRIGRVLWNDPATGVMRHADAGYDIALDCAREQGLDLPGILG
- the hutG gene encoding N-formylglutamate deformylase, whose amino-acid sequence is MAPTGWLTVTRGDAPLLVSIPHTGTDIPAALEDRLVSPWLARKDADWWIDRLYDFAAGLGATVVHTAISRTVIDVNRDPSGVSLYPGQATTGLCPVETFDGEPLYRSGQEPDAAEIAARRTAYFEPYHDALAAEIARLRAIHPRVVVYDCHSIRSVIPRLFEGSLPNFNIGTNSGASCDPALTTRIEADVSGGGFDRVTNGRFKGGFITRSLGRPADGVHAVQMELACRGYMADPSGSLGPETWPAPFDPAFAAPMRDRLVSVLKTCLAFALEGARP
- the hutH gene encoding histidine ammonia-lyase, which translates into the protein MSIAIHPGEVSLASWRAVWEGADLALDPACRPKIVASAEAVRRILAAGAPVYGINTGFGKLASVRIADADLETLQRNIVLSHAAGTGAPMPKPVARLMMALKLASLSQGASGVRPEVIDLLVAMLARDLIPVVPCQGSVGASGDLAPLSHMTAAMIGVGHILVGDAHVPAADALARAGLAPLTLGAKEGLALLNGTQFSTAYGLAALFQAERLFQTALVTGALSTDAARGSDAPFDPRIHRLRRHRGQIETADALRRLMAGSAIRQSHLVDDPRVQDPYCLRCQPQVMGAVLDVLRSAAGLLGTEANGVSDNPLIFAEEGEALSGGNFHAEPVAFAADMIAMAVCEIGSIAERRIAMLVDPALSGLPAFLTPKPGLNSGFMIPQVTAAALVSENKQMAHPASVDSIPTSANQEDHVSMAAHGARRLLGMIANAEAVIGIELLAAAQGVDFHAPLTSSDPLEAVRRVLRAAVPHLDDDRHFHPDMEAANRLVRSGAIAAAAGLDLPGLF
- the hutI gene encoding imidazolonepropionase, yielding MPRPDRLWRNARLATMAPGLPGLGIVEAGAVAASGGRIVYAGPEADMPAALREAAETVDCGGRWITPGLIDCHTHLVHAGDRAHEFELRLQGASYEEIARAGGGIVSSVKATRAASEADLVAATLPRLDALIAEGVTTVEVKSGYGLDLETEAKQLRAARRLGTVRDIGVATTFLGAHALPVEAGGDKDAYIAKVADEMLPAIAAEGLADAVDGFCEGIAFSPEQMTRVFEAATTLGLPVKLHADQLSNLHGAALAARFGALSADHLEYADAEGAAAMAAAGTVAVILPGAFYFIRETKVPPIDLFRAAGVPMALATDCNPGTSPMTSLLLTMNMAATLFRMTVEECLLGITRHAAQALGLAAETGTIEAGKWCDLAIWDIDRPAELVYRLGFNPLHARIRRGR